A stretch of Oncorhynchus mykiss isolate Arlee chromosome 26, USDA_OmykA_1.1, whole genome shotgun sequence DNA encodes these proteins:
- the LOC110500985 gene encoding transient receptor potential cation channel subfamily M member 1 isoform X2, with amino-acid sequence MEINPPCGDNMYDEDGKKLPPCIPGAWLTPAIMACYLLVANILLVNLLIAVFNNTFLEVKSVSNQIWKFQRYQLIMKFHDRPLLPPPLIIFSHIYIVLKHVCRRCKRRTEGEQDDRDNKGLQLLLNAEELKALYDFEEQCVEEYFREKEDEEQSSSNERIRVTSERVENMSMRLEEVNEREHSMKASLQTVDLRLGQLEEFSGRMMNALEKLAGVDHNDLVRTQSGVSSVCDTSSLLRHSSINSSDGYSLYRYHLEMGDDTRSEAGDIRSPERKGSQRKVVERKRSMRETTTSITASVKEYGATLDVMGPRERNHSSSCVSVCEGAKETPTQRPEVPTEPSPPPCSPAASMDAALEKAGVTTEKIKLEAAISYPLERVRSLQYQSQEPQSDCLTSRPRSRSTMVYNPADGGDEGATWATDVNNPLTGNQETVTSGSPTMGHWAARFEYKVHPCPFGHMPKVSMEKLVPTTTDTKDEAEAKETDSEPQEPGKSQSESNQDGGEEKQEAEAKDTGGGLLLVAEDRMYPSLRSKSLNTNPRKVKARGDWAQRTKSDSSVKDLTAMLVGTGETETEVETDRQC; translated from the exons ATGGAAATCAATC CACCATGTGGTGATAACATGTACGATGAGGATGGGAAGAAGCTGCCTCCTTGCATCCCCGGAGCCTGGCTCACTCCAGCCATCATGGCCTGCTACCTGCTGGTGGCCAACATCCTCCTGGTCAACTTACTCATCGCTGTCTTCAA CAACACCTTCTTAGAGGTCAAGTCCGTCTCCAACCAGATCTGGAAGTTCCAGCGTTACCAGCTGATCATGAAGTTCCACGACCGGCCCCTCCTCCCTCCGCCCCTCATCATCTTCAGCCACATCTACATCGTTCTGAAGCACGTCTGTCGTCGCTGcaagaggagaacagagggagagcaggaCGACAGGGACAACAAAGGACTAC agctgcTGCTGAACGCTGAGGAGCTGAAGGCTCTGTATGACTTCGAGGAGCAGTGTGTGGAGGAGTATTTCAGAGAGAAGGAGGACGAGGAGCAGTCGTCTAGCAACGAACGCATCCGGGTCACATCTGAGAG ggtGGAGAACATGTCGATGCGTCTGGAGGAGGTGAACGAGAGGGAGCACTCCATGAAGGCTTCCCTGCAGACGGTGGACCTGCGACTGGGTCAGCTGGAGGAGTTCTCTGGACGTATGATGAACGCCCTGGAGAAGCTGGCCGGGGTGGACCACAACGACCTGGTCAGAACCCAGTCGGGGGTCTCCTCAGTCTGCGACACGTCCTCTCTGCTCCGCCACAGCTCCATCAACAG CTCTGACGGCTAcagtctgtaccggtaccacctggaGATGGGAGATGACACCCGATCTGAGGCTGGGGACATCAGGAGCCCTGAGAGGAAGGGGAGCCAGAGGAAGGTGGTTGAGAGGAAACGGAGTATGAGAGAAACCACGACCAGCATCACGGCCTCTGTGAAGGAGTACGGAGCCACGTTAGACGTGATGGGCCCCAGAGAGAGGAATCATTCCAgctcctgtgtctctgtctgcgaAGGGGCGAAGGAAACCCCAACCCAGAGGCCTGAGGTTCCTACAGAGCCTTCTCCACCGCCCTGCAGCCCTGCAGCCTCGATGGACGCGGCCCTGGAGAAGGCAGGCGTGACCACAGAGAAGATCAAGCTAGAAGCAGCCATCTCATACCCTCTGGAGAGGGTCAGGTCCCTGCAGTACCAGTCACAAGAGCCCCAAAGTGACTGTCTCACCTCCAGGCCCAGATCCAGGAGCACTATGGTGTACAACCCAGCGGATGGGGGAGATGAGGGGGCTACTTGGGCCACAGACGTCAACAACCCCCTCACAGGGAATCAGGAAACGGTTACCTCCGGATCTCCGACCATGGGTCACTGGGCAGCGCGCTTCGAGTACAAAGTCCACCCCTGCCCGTTCGGCCACATGCCCAAAGTCTCCATGGAGAAGCTAGTCCCCACCACCACAGATACAAAGGACGAGGCAGAGGccaaagagacagacagtgaaccACAGGAGCCAGGGAAGAGTCAGTCAGAGAGCAACCAAGATGGAGGTGAAGAGAAGCAGGAAGCGGAGGCTAAAGATACTGGTGGAGGCCTTCTGCTTGTGGCAGAGGACAGGATGTATCCATCACTGAGGTCTAAGAGCCTGAACACCAACCCCAGAAAAGTGAAGGCCAGAGGGGACTGGGCACAGAGAACCAAGTCAGACAGTAGTGTGAAAGACCTAACAGCTATGTTAGTAGGGactggggagacagagacagag gtagagactgacagacagtgttAA
- the LOC110500985 gene encoding transient receptor potential cation channel subfamily M member 1 isoform X1, giving the protein MEINPPCGDNMYDEDGKKLPPCIPGAWLTPAIMACYLLVANILLVNLLIAVFNNTFLEVKSVSNQIWKFQRYQLIMKFHDRPLLPPPLIIFSHIYIVLKHVCRRCKRRTEGEQDDRDNKGLQLLLNAEELKALYDFEEQCVEEYFREKEDEEQSSSNERIRVTSERVENMSMRLEEVNEREHSMKASLQTVDLRLGQLEEFSGRMMNALEKLAGVDHNDLVRTQSGVSSVCDTSSLLRHSSINSSDGYSLYRYHLEMGDDTRSEAGDIRSPERKGSQRKVVERKRSMRETTTSITASVKEYGATLDVMGPRERNHSSSCVSVCEGAKETPTQRPEVPTEPSPPPCSPAASMDAALEKAGVTTEKIKLEAAISYPLERVRSLQYQSQEPQSDCLTSRPRSRSTMVYNPADGGDEGATWATDVNNPLTGNQETVTSGSPTMGHWAARFEYKVHPCPFGHMPKVSMEKLVPTTTDTKDEAEAKETDSEPQEPGKSQSESNQDGGEEKQEAEAKDTGGGLLLVAEDRMYPSLRSKSLNTNPRKVKARGDWAQRTKSDSSVKDLTAMLVGTGETETEVETERETDRQ; this is encoded by the exons ATGGAAATCAATC CACCATGTGGTGATAACATGTACGATGAGGATGGGAAGAAGCTGCCTCCTTGCATCCCCGGAGCCTGGCTCACTCCAGCCATCATGGCCTGCTACCTGCTGGTGGCCAACATCCTCCTGGTCAACTTACTCATCGCTGTCTTCAA CAACACCTTCTTAGAGGTCAAGTCCGTCTCCAACCAGATCTGGAAGTTCCAGCGTTACCAGCTGATCATGAAGTTCCACGACCGGCCCCTCCTCCCTCCGCCCCTCATCATCTTCAGCCACATCTACATCGTTCTGAAGCACGTCTGTCGTCGCTGcaagaggagaacagagggagagcaggaCGACAGGGACAACAAAGGACTAC agctgcTGCTGAACGCTGAGGAGCTGAAGGCTCTGTATGACTTCGAGGAGCAGTGTGTGGAGGAGTATTTCAGAGAGAAGGAGGACGAGGAGCAGTCGTCTAGCAACGAACGCATCCGGGTCACATCTGAGAG ggtGGAGAACATGTCGATGCGTCTGGAGGAGGTGAACGAGAGGGAGCACTCCATGAAGGCTTCCCTGCAGACGGTGGACCTGCGACTGGGTCAGCTGGAGGAGTTCTCTGGACGTATGATGAACGCCCTGGAGAAGCTGGCCGGGGTGGACCACAACGACCTGGTCAGAACCCAGTCGGGGGTCTCCTCAGTCTGCGACACGTCCTCTCTGCTCCGCCACAGCTCCATCAACAG CTCTGACGGCTAcagtctgtaccggtaccacctggaGATGGGAGATGACACCCGATCTGAGGCTGGGGACATCAGGAGCCCTGAGAGGAAGGGGAGCCAGAGGAAGGTGGTTGAGAGGAAACGGAGTATGAGAGAAACCACGACCAGCATCACGGCCTCTGTGAAGGAGTACGGAGCCACGTTAGACGTGATGGGCCCCAGAGAGAGGAATCATTCCAgctcctgtgtctctgtctgcgaAGGGGCGAAGGAAACCCCAACCCAGAGGCCTGAGGTTCCTACAGAGCCTTCTCCACCGCCCTGCAGCCCTGCAGCCTCGATGGACGCGGCCCTGGAGAAGGCAGGCGTGACCACAGAGAAGATCAAGCTAGAAGCAGCCATCTCATACCCTCTGGAGAGGGTCAGGTCCCTGCAGTACCAGTCACAAGAGCCCCAAAGTGACTGTCTCACCTCCAGGCCCAGATCCAGGAGCACTATGGTGTACAACCCAGCGGATGGGGGAGATGAGGGGGCTACTTGGGCCACAGACGTCAACAACCCCCTCACAGGGAATCAGGAAACGGTTACCTCCGGATCTCCGACCATGGGTCACTGGGCAGCGCGCTTCGAGTACAAAGTCCACCCCTGCCCGTTCGGCCACATGCCCAAAGTCTCCATGGAGAAGCTAGTCCCCACCACCACAGATACAAAGGACGAGGCAGAGGccaaagagacagacagtgaaccACAGGAGCCAGGGAAGAGTCAGTCAGAGAGCAACCAAGATGGAGGTGAAGAGAAGCAGGAAGCGGAGGCTAAAGATACTGGTGGAGGCCTTCTGCTTGTGGCAGAGGACAGGATGTATCCATCACTGAGGTCTAAGAGCCTGAACACCAACCCCAGAAAAGTGAAGGCCAGAGGGGACTGGGCACAGAGAACCAAGTCAGACAGTAGTGTGAAAGACCTAACAGCTATGTTAGTAGGGactggggagacagagacagaggtagagacagagagagagactgacagacagtag